Proteins encoded in a region of the Salminus brasiliensis chromosome 2, fSalBra1.hap2, whole genome shotgun sequence genome:
- the tmtc2a gene encoding protein O-mannosyl-transferase TMTC2, whose translation MITELVCSAVALVLYVNTLDADFCYDDSRAIKTNPDLLPETPWTNILYDDFWGTLLTHSGSHKSFRPLCTLSFRLNYALGGLEPWGYHLVNVALHCCVTALFTMFCCPLLGGGRWSLLAGLLFASHPIHTEAVAGLVGRADVGAALCFLLSLLCYARHCKLRPGRSQVVRWRAWVWLAASLVTAAAAMLWKEQGVTVLAVSAVYDVCVVHRMRVRQVLLLFLKRRNISLLVSLAWLAGWGIGLLAARLYWMGNKPPNFSNSDNPAADSPHLLTRTLTFFYLPAANAWLLLCPNTLSFDWSMDAIPLLRTITDWRNFCSVAFYSGFIFLAWSGLKNKDSSTSHQWKPNGKSHVTNGKSMTNGHIDSDHHHNNNYHHNGFTTLDRPENAQNGCAKPTHSSTHTSLPSRENMVVFSLSLLALPFLPATNLFFYVGFVMAERVLYIPSMGFCLLVTLGLRSLYVSVRHKSLRVVLFSCAASLLIFYSLRTVNRNRDWQSEETLYKSGITVNPAKAWGNLGNVLKNQGKMSEAEEAYRNALFYRGNMADMLYNLGLLLQEGERFSEALQYYKLAIGSRPTLASAYLNTGIILVSQGNVDEAKRTFQTCASIPDENLKDPHAHKSSVTSCLYNQGKLLHEQGQQEEALSVYKEAVKVMPRQFAPQSLYNMIGEAYMRLNKVEEAGHWYRESLKAKPDHVPAHLTYGKLLSIMGQTAEAEHYLLKAIELEPTKGNCYMHYGQFLLEQSRLTEAAVMAEKAAELDSTEFDVVFSAAHMLRQASLNEAAERYYRKAADLRPDYAAALMNLGAILHLNGKLKEAEANYLRALQLKPDDLITQSNLRKLWNVMHKQDLRSTGS comes from the exons CCGAGCAATTAAAACCAACCCGGACCTCCTGCCCGAGACACCTTGGACCAACATCCTGTACGATGATTTCTGGGGCACCCTTCTGACCCACAGTGGCAGTCATAAGTCCTTCCGGCCCCTTTGCACGCTTTCTTTCCGCCTCAACTACGCTCTGGGTGGCCTGGAACCTTGGGGCTATCACCTGGTCAACGTGGCGCTGCACTGCTGTGTCACAGCACTATTCACGATGTTCTGTTGCCCCTTGCTGGGTGGAGGCCGCTGGAGCTTGTTGGCGGGACTGCTGTTCGCCTCACACCCCATACACACGGAGGCAGTGGCGGGGCTGGTGGGCCGTGCAGACGTAGGGGCGGCCCTATGCTTTCTGCTCTCTTTGCTTTGCTATGCCCGCCACTGCAAGCTCCGGCCAGGGCGTTCCCAGGTGGTCAGGTGGAGGGCTTGGGTGTGGCTGGCCGCAAGCTTAGTGACTGCAGCGGCAGCCATGTTGTGGAAGGAGCAGGGAGTGACTGTTCTGGCCGTGTCTGCTGTCTACGATGTTTGCGTGGTTCATCGCATGCGTGTGCGCcaggtgctgctgctgttccttaAG AGGAGGAACATAAGCTTGCTAGTAAGCCTGGCTTGGCTGGCCGGATGGGGAATAGGACTGTTGGCAGCTCGGCTGTACTGGATGGGAAACAAGCCTCCAAACTTCTCCAACTCTGACAACCCAGCAGCTGATTCACCTCATCTCCTCACCAGAACACTCACCTTCTTCTACcttccagctgcaaatgcctggCTCCTTCTCTGTCCTAATACCCTCAGCTTTGATTGGTCCATGGACGCCATACCCCTACTCAGGACAATAACCGATTGGAGGAATTTCTGCTCAGTTGCATTTTACTCAGGCTTTATCTTCCTTGCTTGGTCTGGCTTGAAAAACAAGGATTCCTCCACCTCCCACCAATGGAAGCCCAATGGAAAATCCCATGTCACTAATGGAAAGTCCATGACCAACGGCCACATAGACAGCGATCACCACCATAACAACAATTACCATCACAATGGCTTTACCACATTAGATCGTCCTGAAAACGCCCAGAATGGATGTGCCAAACCCACTCATTCGTCCACTCATACCTCCCTGCCATCCAGAGAGAACATGGTGGTTTTCTCCCTTAGTCTGCTGGCTTTGCCTTTCCTCCCTGCCACCAACTTGTTCTTCTACGTGGGCTTTGTCATGGCTGAGAGGGTGCTGTACATCCCCAGCATGGGCTTCTGTCTTCTTGTGACGCTGGGGCTGAGGTCCTTGTATGTGTCTGTGAGACATAAGAGCTTGAGAGTGGTGCTGTTTAGCTGTGCTGCCAGCTTACTTATATTCTACAGCCTCAGAACAGTGAACAGGAACCGGGACTGGCAGAGTGAGGAGACACTCTACAAGTCTGGCATCACTGTCAATCCTGCTAAAG cttgGGGTAACCTTGGCAATGTCTTGAAGAACCAGGGAAAGATGTCAGAGGCAGAGGAAGCGTACAGAAATGCCCTATTCTACCGTGGTAACATGGCTGACATGCTTTACAACCT AGGTCTACTGCTGCAGGAGGGTGAGCGCTTCTCTGAGGCCTTGCAGTACTACAAACTGGCCATTGGGAGCAGGCCTACCTTGGCCT CTGCATATTTGAACACTGGCATTATCCTGGTGTCTCAAGGAAATGTGGATGAGGCCAAGCGCACATTTCAGACCTGTGCAAGCATTCCAGATGAAAACCTGAAGGACCCTCATGCTCACAAAAGCTCAGTCACTAGCTGCCTGTACAATCAGGGCAAGCTGCTGCATGAGCAGGGACAGCAGGAG GAGGCACTGTCCGTGTATAAAGAAGCTGTGAAGGTGATGCCTCGCCAATTTGCCCCTCAGAGCCTTTACAACATGATTG GTGAGGCCTATATGAGGCTGAATAAAGTCGAGGAGGCAGGGCATTGGTACAGAGAATCACTAAAGGCTAAACCAGATCACGTCCCTGCCCACTTGACCTACGGAAAGCTACTGTCAATTATG GGTCAGACAGCAGAGGCAGAGCATTATTTACTGAAGGCCATAGAGCTGGAACCCACCAAGGGAAACTGTTACATGCACTACG GTCAGTTTCTACTGGAACAGTCTCGTTTAACAGAAGCTGCTGTGATGGCGGAGAAAGCTGCTGAACTGGACAGCACGGAGTTTGACGTAGTTTTCAGCGCCGCCCATATGctcag GCAGGCCAGTCTGAATGAGGCAGCTGAAAGATATTATAGGAAGGCAGCAGACCTAAGGCCTGAT tatgCTGCTGCTCTGATGAACCTGGGGGCCATCCTCCACCTCAACGGGAAGCTAAAAGAGGCAGAGGCCAACTACCTCCGTGCCCTGCAACTCAAACCAGACGATCTGATCACGCAGTCCAACCTGCGCAAGCTCTGGAACGTCATGCACAAACAGGACTTAAGAAGCACAGGATCCTGA